The Nicotiana tomentosiformis chromosome 9, ASM39032v3, whole genome shotgun sequence genome contains the following window.
TAACACTATTGGTAGCgtagaatgaagaaagatattgttgcttgcatctctcggtgtttgaattatcagcaggtgaagtatgagcattataAATGGGAAGGGTTGATTCAGAGATTTGAGATACTGGAGTttaagtgggagcgcatcactatggattttgtggtaggttTGCTGCGAACCTTGAAAAatatgatgcagtttgggttattgtggaccggttgactaagttcgcacacttcattccggtgatgacttcctattctACAGAGCAGTTAGCTCAAATTTACATCTGGAAGACTATCCACTTGCATGGTGTGCCCATTTTCATAATTGTTGGCCAAGGCACGTAATTCACATTGCAGTTTTtgagagcagtgcaacgagagtTAGGCACTCGGGTTGAGTTGGGTACAATATTCCATCCTCAGACagatgggcagtccgagtgcactattcagatcttggagtatATGTTACGAGCCTGTATTATGgattttggaggttcatgggatcattTTCTTCCgttagcagagttcgcctacaacaacaataacttccaatcgagtattcagataacTCCTTATGAAGCCTTATATGAGAGGCGATTTCGTTCTCCAGTTgattggtttgagcctggggaggctaggttgttgggcactaattTAGTCtgtgatgccttggagaaggggAAGGTGATCTTGGAGCGTCTTTGTACAACACAGTCcatgcagaagagttatgctgataaaGGTTCCTGATGTAGCTTACATGGTGGGTGAAAAGGTATTGCTCaaagtttcaccgatgaagggtgtgatgaggttcaggaagaaggtcaagttgagccctcagcaTATTGGTACTTTTGAGGTGCTTGATAGAGTGGGATATGTGGCTTACATGCTTGCATTTCCACCTATTCTATCAGgtgttcacctagtgtttcatgtttctaccCCCGGAAGTGTTGTGGTGATCCGTCACATATTTTGGACATCATCATGGTACAACTGgatggagatttgacttatgatgtgaagccggtggctattttggatcggcgggttcaaaagttgaggtcgaagaatattgcagCAGTGAAAGTTCGTTGGAGAGGTCACCCGGTCAAAGagtctacttgggagaccgagcgggagatgcgtagtagttatccacacctatttgagactccaggtattattctagacccattcgaggacaacATTTGTtaaagagggagagaatgtaatgacccggccattCGTTTTGtatattgtagccccgttcccctatttattgcttctactatgttcatttatggttatgggacttgtcggggttgttggtttggttccgagggtatttcagaatgaattgggacacttagtcccaaagttgaagGCTTAAGTTGAGAGAGTTGACcgatgtttgacttttgtgtatacgactccaaaatggagttttaatgcttccaatagctttgtatgttAATTTTGGACTTATTTGTACGATCGAAGTATTGATTTAGAGGTCCCCaggttggtttgaggctttttggcgataattggaaaattgaaggtttggaaggttgagaggtttggccgagagttgactttgatgatatcaggctcaaattttggttccgaaagttggaataggtccgtcgtgtcatttgggacttgcatgcaaaatttgaggtcaatctgagttggtttggtatgattcagcACTGATAAAAGTAACCGAAACTCTACTACAACGATCCCAACAATTGGTGTCAAAGAGTACATAAGCACTACAACATCTCAACATAAAGaaaactctagtacaactgtctgaatagtaGAACAGTACTGGAAAAGTGCTAGCACCTCAAAGTCTTCGAGCAAGTACTAGCACTAATCTAGCAATGACCACGTCcagatgtacttggatctgcacacaaagtgcaaagtacagtatgagtacaaccgacccaatgtactcaataagtatcgtagcTAACCTTGACGAGGTAAAAGAAGCACAAAGTATAAATGATTCTAGCTATAACCTGTACAGTTTAGTCTTTTTAACAAATActaaacaataatgaaatcaagtcaTAGAGCACAGAAAGAAGCATCTGTGTGTGTATGTAGGCAATTTCTCAAATACTATGCTCAGTCAATGTTCggcatatagagatgatatgTAGTTAAATTATGTAAATAATCACGGAAATtgtaagtaaagatgaaatgcaaaatccaaacaaACATTGGCCAGATTTCCTCAACCTTTCTAATTCCATACCAAACCACTGATATGATTTCCTCAATATACGCGTGCACACCATCAAGAGAAAAACATGAGAGGACAATCCACCCTTACAAGCCCTTACCGAGCGTATCAACCTCCGGAAGGCTCGAATTAGTCCCTTAACAAGCCCTTACCGCACGTATCAACCTCCAGACAATCCGCCCTTATTAGTCCCTTAACAAGCCCTTACCGCGTGTATCAACCTCCGGAAGGCTCGAATCTAtctaaaataatataatactattaataaaaactataggaattaattctttatgataaagctaagatcttttaCCAACTTCAAAAAgccaacccaaaaagtcaaccccgggcccatgcctcagaactcgacaaaattcaaaaatttcgaatacccattcaataatgagtccaaccatacaagaatc
Protein-coding sequences here:
- the LOC138898713 gene encoding uncharacterized protein, whose product is MKKDIVACISRCLNYQQVKYEHYKWEGLIQRFEILEFKWERITMDFVFLRAVQRELGTRVELGTIFHPQTDGQSECTIQILEYMLRACIMDFGGSWDHFLPLAEFAYNNNNFQSSIQITPYEALYERRFRSPVDWFEPGEARLLGTNLVCDALEKGKVILERLCTTQSMQKSYADKGS